The stretch of DNA aaagttgtagataattgcaaaacctttaatttgatactaagatgagccaaatcggacaagcggttcaagagatatggctcttagaacttttcaaattcaagaatttttcaaatggctatatcttctaaacggcgacatagattttcttcattttcggactggtgaaagatattgagtcaggctacaacatatcaaaatttaaaagatttgcctaatggggattcggagatattgccccttaaagttaggcaatttttgtttttgtttttagcgcctcttgcggatatttttgaaacttgaaatgttctacgcagttgtagggcttctcaatacctttcatttgataccaagatggtcataatcggtcaagccattctcaagttatatcgaaaaaacactttttgatttaggccgccatatttgctaaaccgtttgaccgattttcaagtatgaattatcgatgaaaacgtctcactgagctctacaacatactaaaatttcagacctctaggcGTAAgagaagtggttgacggtagttcaaaatgacGGAcagcggccatcttggattttaaaaatgcgaaaaaatgaaattttacacccacatttctatagaaaacttcaaaccggaggtctctatctgttaccgttctcgagctataaggcaaagtgtagcgcaccggccggcaggccggccggatcaaaaattttccaccaccattttcgtaatgtgggatgtctaaaacgtgctcataccaagtttgagccctatctgaggtggtcggtttttccgacgattacaatacttggtatgccacgattgtggtataccaactaatattctGCTAAAATGCCTTTTCACTGCTTAATTTGgttattttaactaattttcttttaagagtgttaaatgtgatttttatttctaaattcagttttaagaaaatttaataaagaagaagatatttcaaaacattcaacTCACCGTATTTGTCACAAGAGGAACCAAATCCAGCGCTTCAGACTCATTCCCATCCAATTCAACGACAACAACGAGGAGATTTGTCCACGTAAAGACAGCACTGGTGgagtaaaattattaaaattaattttttttctacaaaaaattattcttttaatttttttttgggaggaaaaataCTCACCATTCGGCAATCTTCTTGTGGCACCTCAGTACGGAATTCTCAATGTCAATCGGATGGTAATTCATACCACGCAGTGTAATGACCTCATCGAGTGCCCCAACAACGTAAACTGCATCATGTAGCTCCTGCTCTTGCCCCGCACTTGCGTGTGGAACGTGCGAAAGTTGTGTCTGCCCCTGCGAATGCAGAGATTCGTTGTCACTGTCCCGACTTGCGATACTCGGGGTTGTTTCGTCGAGAATTGAGCCCGCCTGGGAGCATTCGGTGCGCCTGAGGAAGCCCAAATAGCCCGTTCGTGCGTATGTTTCCGTCGTAGCGCCCGTCACGAGTTTCGCATTGAAGTGATCATTGTAATCCGTTTCGTCGCCATAAATTGTGAAATACCCATCGCAATTGTGCGGCGATTGGACCTAAGCAAAACACccaaaattgagaattttttttttgcctgactgaaaagaaatttccttcaTGACTCACCCAAATTTCACCGAGATGCGAATCCCCGCAGTGACCCTTTGTGTCCGGATTGGCGATAATCACCTTCACTCCCGGCAGGAGTTTTCCGGATTCAATGAGACACAGCGAATTGGGGGCACCACGTTCCACAAGTGCCACCCGATTGTTACGCAATGCCCGCAGATCAACATAAACTTGAGCACTTTCCGCCGAACTTGCCCCCTGAACGCAAATTGCCGGATTCACGCGGCACCCAAAGGATGTCGACACGCAGCGCGTATTGAGCCCCAAAGCTTggaaaagtttgcaaaattgCTGCGTTAATTGCACCCGTGGCCGTTCTTCGGCCACAACAACGCACGTCCGGACACAGGCTAAATTCACATTGCGCTGCTTTAGTGCCTGGATGGAATTGCTCAGGGCCTTTGTGCACAGCTCAATCACACCGTATGAGCAGAATGTGTCACGCACGCGATACTGCGACAAGGTTGACAGCCATAGACTAGGATTTGCTTCAACCTGAAtacaagaaaatgttttttttttattaaattttattaagttaatttaaaaaaaggagtctattcattctaatttttttgactCTCTATGAAATCGATTCAAAACCTAACgagaaagtttaaagaaaagtctcttctacagagaaaatttatttgtaaattacTTCTTTAACACAATTTTCTGAATGTggatttaaagattttattgatgttaaaaaaattcatcaaagtttttttctttttaatttctaatgaataattaaacgttctaaattcaaatttagaaTATTAACTGTCATAAGTAAACGACACGGTTGACAGTTAAGATAAAACGTTAGATATTTTATGTTTAGGCGTCTTACGCCAAGAATGATTTACCTTAGAAATTATCTATTAGAatgtctaacgttagaaaattaaaatcaaagaatCTAACATTATAAGCTGTATTAAACGTCTAACGTTagaagttttcaatttaaattaaaatttgacattaatCCTTCAAAGTTTCAGAAAGGAAATTCAGAATAActaacgttagaatttaaaaatgacagttgaaataaatttccatataGAGGATTTTGacgtatttaaaaattcccttCATAAATGTAATTTGTAAATGTAATGTAATGTATAAATGTTATGTAATTTGTAGTAtttgaaatagaaaatatcTTACGTTAGAAATCATAACACAAAAACATCCAACGTAAGACATTCATCAACGAATATTTAACGTAAATAACTAAAGAGAAAGTatctaacgttagaatttttcgtgatgtatttaaattaagagattCTTTGACTAATATttaacgttaattttttttaaaaacctGCCTTTTCACAttagaaaattgcaatgtCAAACCTTTGCCAACCTGCCATTTGTGTggcaaaatgataattttttaaataaatatttctagcgattcttatttgtttttaattttttaaataattttattcaggcAGTTTTTACGcaagaatattaatttcacttctaatttaataaataaaagtctcaaaatccaataaaagACCATAAAACATATGCATCAGTGCTTCATGCTTCGTTTgtctaatttttattgcttttaaggtaaaaaaaagcttttaggcaatttgtttttttcctttttatagtttttcagGCCGGGCGTAATTTCGGCATCCACGCAGctaattaaaagtattttgaatttaaaaaaaattaccaatgaagcatatgctttatataTTGAAATTGAACATGCTGAACAATAGGGGCGTggttttttcgtttttttttcagcaaatcTTTCCCGTTTTTCCccaagaaaattacaattcttaattctttctttgagATTCCCTCaagtaatgaaaaaatcaataaaaatgaatagagtcctttaagaaaaaaaaggaaaaatgttttttttttcttacctcaTAGGGCGCAATGAGGATTGAATGGTGCCCACTGAAGACACTAATGAGTGTCCACATGGCAAAACCAAGACCACAATAGGGATCAAGGCAGAGTGCAACGTGCCTACTGGGGTAGAGTTCGCAGGCCAACTTGAGGCTAGAGCAGAGGCTACTCAGGGAACGATGTGTTATGATGACACCACTCAATCTCCCGCATGTGGAGACACTAAAGTCCAGGTAGGCCGTTGACTCGATTGTGGCATTAGCAATTGCGGCCAACTTCCTCTTCGGATTGTCATCAATATCGAGAATTGGTGGCCAACTCTTTGGATCAATTGACGTGGCCGCCTCGCGACTCTTGAGCAACTTCACAATACTCTGAATTGAGAGAACAATCACGGACTTGGACACATCAACAATCATCCGGACCGTTGGGAGAGTGGTGATGAGATTCTGCGGATGCGGCGGACGTATTGTGATGGGTACGGCACCCAAGTAGAGGCATCCGTAGAATGCGCAAATGAGATCAACCCCCGGTGGGAAGATCAATGCCACATGATCGCCAGGATTAATCTTACCGCGCTCCTGGAGGAGAGCCCCAATCTTCTCAGCGCGCTTATGGAGTTCCGAGCAGGTGAGTGTCTTTGCGACGGCTCCCTTTGAATTGAGCAATGTGTACAGGACATGATCCGGCGAGGAGTTTGCTCGCCATCGTAGAACAGCCGTTATAAGCTGATGCTGggggattttttgttgttgttaaaatttacttttctttcaaGGAAGAAGGAGGAGAAGACGATAAAAATACAAACCTTCCTTTCATTGTCATCCGATAGCCCAATATCTCGTCCCTGGGCCACAGCTAGACGATTTCCCTGCACCAAGTTGCCCACCATCACCGACGCGGGGCCCACTGACGTGTCTGTAACACACCCAGATGAACTTCCTGATAGAACTTGTGGTTGCAGAGCGCCTAGCCACATTTcggggcatttttttttcgtattaattggaaggatttttttttggtgtgttAGCGAGCGATAGATTTGCGATGAAGTTATTTTGCGAGAGGTCAGTAGTATAGGTGTGTCAGTAGGGGGAGGATGAATTTCCAGCAACAACGTTTGTTTAGTGAGTAAACCATCACATTTCACCccagaaaattgcatttttttttgcaaaatttgttgcatttttttgtgtttttgtgtgtgtatttTGCATGGtgtttagtattttttttttgcaaaatttgtgtgttttgtttgcaagaaaagaaaagaaggaaagaaaaaaagtaaggtgaatttcttataaatattttttttcaactttaattttcttttgaattttccttttaacttctatgtgatttttttggaaggagaaagaaaatataattttcaaaataaaataagaataaatcgtaaaagaaattgccaaaagtgtgaaaaaaattcagcaagtagccaattatttctttatggTTAAACTTTCTaatcaaaatcaaagaaatcaaaagaaaaagctttgtaaaggaaagaaaatctaaaaaaaaaacgaataaaatgaaaaatctaaaagagaaaattgtgagaacaataaagagaagaaaataagtaGAAAAACTTGGAAGAGTGTGCAACATTTGTATAgcctgaaaatttattttttttattcaacaaattcaactacaaaaaaaattaaaattgtgctTTTCTGTTAATTATAGAACTGTGAGatatttatccattttttttttacggagagacattaaaaaaattaaaggagtttattcatttttagacTCTTTTTAATcccattggaaaattaaataaaattttgaaaagagtgcaaaaatgttaaagaaatatcaaagaaacttttcattttcaatttgagaTCTGCCGGAAAAATTTGAGTGAacttttgctcaaaaattaaGGATAAACCACgacatgaagcatatgcttctatggcttaattctttgaattttcaatacatgaattgaatttatataacAGAGACCCAAGAAAACACAATTTGGGCGAATTTCGAGCTAGCAGCCGAGCTTTTCCTTCGAATTGCAGcaactatttattttaaattttttttttaaagcagcagtagctttaaatatttttaaccaGGCAACTttcattcttcattttttctttaatttcataGTTTAGCAGCTGATTAAAAGTTTGAGTCTTAATTCtcattaacaaaaatttaaaaaaaaaatcggtaaAGCCGTTCAATCTTAAAGATCGGTGCAAAGTTGCAATGTTGCATCAATAAAGCACAGATGCATTTGCTTGATGcacaaaaatgcaatttcagtTACATTACGGTTGAGgtttatggaatttttccaacaaatttttcgtatgaaaaaaaattaatctattcttcttctttttattttttttttatttttcatttgagcATGATGTCCTTCCGACATCCACACAgccaataaattgaatattatatttttgattttctcaaacgcTTATTGAGgttttcctaaaatttctttgttgatCATTCGAATTTCATGAGaatcacaaaatgaataaactccttttctttcaaataattacaaaaaataatttctttgtgaatatattgtgataaaattgtgaatattacgtgaatattttgtgaagcaatttacacaaaaactttatgttaaattataaacatttagaattaatttttatttactaaaccattcttgtttaattaaaaaactttaaaaaaataagcaaaagcaatttttttatttcaattttattacttgaaaaattagcaaacgccttctaaaaatattctctcaaagaaaagttctttaagatttttcttataaatattattctttttgtttattaatctctgtaaaaattctctaattaaaaatggataaaaaatctctctttccCTCTACGTAACACACATCACTACTctagagaagagaaaaaatgctctcacacaaaaattatcaaaaacaaaacaaataagTTAGTCACAGAGTCATCCgccattgaaagaaaaaataaattctttttgttaaagaacGAGGAAGaagggattttattttcaggaaTAAATGTATGAATCAGGATGAATATTGAAGGAAAGGagtttttagtaaatttttaagggaattttcctcaaattgggagttttttttcacgcagaaaaatctcttgaagATTATTCATTACAAATAAATCTTACCTTGATGCATTTCTCGTGGTTTGGGCAAATTCGTGACACACGTGTGCGGACACATGAGCACATTTGCCGGATGCAGAGATCCCTCGAGGAATCGTCGACGAGCCTCACACAAATGGATTCCTCctgaacaaataaaaaaggatttttatgttaaaaactttggaaaatgaaaaggaaattcttttgaaggaaattttctcacctagCGGAGTTTTTGGCAAATGATTTGGTGGCACGAGTGCAAGGCAGTAAATGCCAACTTGATGGATGGAGTCCACGGCCTGCAGGACCCTCGACATCCACTGGAATGACTCCTCTTCCGAGCAATCGGGTCGTTGCTCCGCAATCACACAAACCCTCTCATCGCGCAGAACTTTAATGCTAAACACGGCAATTCGCCCGCGATAGATGAACCGCATTGGCTCAACAGCGAGAACTGTTGCAATTATATCATCTGCATTGTGCTTCCTCCCCGTGACTGTCATTAAGCCATCGCGTGACCCACACACAAAGACCAATCCACCTGGTCCGAGGAACCCAAGGAGCCCACTACGGACGTACAATTCATCACTGATTGGTTTAACGGGCAATGGCGGTGCTGTTGAGTCCTTTGCTTCGGGTAAATCCTCCGGGAGGGGTTGCACGCGAAAGGCTGAATTTGTGAGACCATCTAGCCCATAGTAGGACGTCCCAGAGGCACCCGAAGTTACACAAATCTCCCCAACTTGGTCTGTTTTGCATAAAACGGGCAAACCCTCGGAACGAACAACGACCATTGTTGCTAAAAGACGaggaattcatttaaatcaaGTCCCAGTGGCTTGGACAAGGTTACCACCTCACATTACATTCTGACCCGGAGATTTTACCTACCCCTTTATTtaagtttgacttaaaaactCAAGCCTggttttcttaagtttcttaatAAAGTTAAGCCGCTTATTAAGCCAGGCCTATTTTTGTTAAACCGAATCTTAATCCGTAaggtcagacttttaagacGAATTGGGCCTGAGTTCAGCCTGATCTACCCTTTAAACCTTAAAagcctgaccttaaaaaaaacttaagtctagtctacaacaaaggtattgcttaaaataaaaatattaggaCTGGTTCTTAAAGATCAGTCTTCTTAAAGTCTTCTTTAAAAGTCTTCTTAAAGACtgatctttttttaaagaaaactgtaGTCAaacttaaagaagtttattctggtttagaaaaacttaagcctgacttaagaaacaaaGTTAAGCCGTATATTAAGCCAggtctatttttttaagccgAACCTTAGTCCtttaggtcagacttttaagacGAATTCGGCCTCAGTTCAGCCTGATCTAAccttgaaaccttaaaagcctgaccttaaaaaaaaacttaagtctagtctacaacaaaggtcttgcttaaaaatattaggaCTGGTTCTTAAAGATCAGTCTTCTTAAAGAGTCTTCTTTAAAAGTCTTCTTAAAGACtgatctttttttaaagaaaactgtagtctaacttaaagaagtttattctggtttagaaaaacttaaacctgaTTTAAGAAACAAAGTTAAGCCGCTTATTAAGCCAGGCCTATTTTTTAAGCCGAACCTTAGTTCCtttaggtcagacttttaagacGAATTCGGCCTCAGTTCAGCCTGATCTAAccttgaaaccttaaaagcctgaccttaaaaaaaaacttaagtctagtctacaacaaaggtcttgcttaaaaatattaggaCTGGTTCTTAAAGATCAGTCTTCTTAAAGAGTCTTCTTTAAAAGTCTTCTTAAAGACtgatctttttttaaagaaaactgtagtctaacttaaagaagtttattctggtttagaaaaacttaaacctgaTTTAAGAAACAAAGTTAAGCCGTATATTAAGCCAggtctatttttttaagccgAACCTTAGTCCtttaggtcagacttttaagacGAATTCGGCCTCAGTTCAGCCTGATCTAAccttgaaaccttaaaagcctgaccttaaaaaaaaacttaagtctagtctacaacaaaggtcttgcttaaaaatattaggaCTGGTTCTTAAAGATCAGTCTTCTTAAAGAGTCTTCTTTAAAAGTCTTCTTAAAGACtgatctttttttaaagaaaactgtagtctaacttaaagaagtttattctggtttagaaaaacttaaacctgaTTTAAGAAACAAAGTTAAGCCGCTTATTAAGCCAGGCCTATTTTTTAAGCCGAACCTTAGTTCCtttaggtcagacttttaagacGAATTCGGCCTCAGTTCAGCCTGATCTAAccttgaaaccttaaaagcctgaccttaaaaaaaaacttaagtctagtctacaacaaaggtcttgcttaaaaatattaggaCTGGTTCTTAAAGATCAGTCTTCTTAAAGAGTCTTCTTTAAAAGTCTTCTTAAAGACtgatctttttttaaagaaaactgtagtctaacttaaagaagtttattctggtttagaaaaacttaaacctgaTTTAAGAAACAAAGTTAAGCCGCTTATTAAGCCAGGCCTATTTTTGAAGCGGAACCTTAGTTCCtttaggtcagacttttaagaTGAATTCGGCCTCAATTCAGCCTGATCTAACCTTAAAAGCTTGACCAggtttaagtttaaaaaaaaaacttaagtctagtcTACAACAAAGGTCTTGCCTAAAAATCTTACGACTGGTTCATAAAGACTGatctttttttcaagaaaactgtagtctaacttaaagaagtttattcttgtttagaaaacttaaatctgacttaagacgattttcctttagctAAGAAAATCGAAACTTCCTAAATTACTGAGTCTATTCAATTTCCGATTTTATAGTTTTGCAATACTGccgaaaattaaagcaaaaaaaaattaaaatcgtaTGACCCGGAGAAATTCATCATAAACCCGTTGCCAGAAGATCATATCCCGAAATCCGAAGTCTCTGGGTCAAACTGGTCAAACCCCTAGAGGTGGTAACCTTGGACCATCATCAAGGCAACAGTTTGAACAAAAGGACTTTGTTCTACTTACTTGCCGGCATAACCTGCCCACAATCCTGCAGTGTGAGCGACGTCAGGGAGTCTTCACTGTCAACACGAACAACTCCATGCGATAGAGCCGCCATCGAGAGTACCCCTCGTCCTGTGGTTGCGGATTGACTGAACCCACCCTGAGCTCGTCCAGGTCGCCTTAGGGACACCGTGAATGCCTCCGAACTGCTGGCACACGGACAAATGGCATCCGGGCGCAAGCCTTTCGACTGGAAAACACTGAGAAATTGATCGCAACTCGACAACGACCACGGGTTGGCACCATCAGCCACAAGGAGCATACGCAGTGACGACAACGAAATATCCTTGTGATCCTTCGTCGCTAGGAGTCCCCAATGCAAATCACGACTCTTCACGAGGCAACATGAGGCGCGATACTTCGTTATGAGTTGCATCCACGACGATGGGCGTAGTTTCATGAGGGCATAGGGGATGAAGAGAACGTGCATCCCATTGAGAACAGATGTGAGAACACTGTGCCATAGGCCAACTTCACGCTTAAAATCCAACACACACACCACTGTTTCACCTTCAGTGTAATGGCATGCCATTGTGAGGGCACGAATGTGATTTATCATTGCTTGTCGACTAACCGTGACCCCCATTACGCTACCCTCTTTGTCACTTGTGTACTCAATGTACGCCAATGCATCCTCATTGATGCGAATGTTGTTTATATTGAAATCCTTTGGTGGCTTCGGTAGGTGCTCCGTCACGAACCAATGGAGCCTAGGCCAACCCTTTAGCTTTGCAATTTCTCCCGTTGTGGACTTTGGGAGTCCTTAAAACGGATTTGAatcgtttgaaaatttaaaaaaaaggagaataaaaggagatttttttctacaaaccTTTGAGACACGCCTCGGATGTAAGGGCGATCTGGACACCGCAAGAACTCAACAGGAAACCAACTTGCTGAGGCGGTGAATCCGAACTCGACAGAGGCAGCTCGATTGGCAGTGGAACGAGGCCTCTGAACATGCATCCGTACCAGGCTGTGATGAAGctacaaaaaatgttttttttttgttaaagaaaactcCTTTAAATCCTGCCCAAATTCCCCCCAAATTTCTCTTCCTTACTTGAGAGGATCACTGTTGGGATAAACGAGAGCAACACGATCTCCCGGTTTGAGCGTTATCTGCTCCGAACCTTTATTGAAGATCTTCGTTGAGAGTGCATAGGCTATCTTTTGGGCACGTGACATTAGTTTCCCATACGTCAATGTTGTCGTCATCTTCCCATTGGGATCCAGCACCGTAGCCATGGGAGTTTTCGGCGAATTAACCCCATACCGCTGGAGTGCCGCCTCAATGGTACGCGAGAGTCCCGACATGACCACAAGTTGCTCCCCCTGAACGGGTGTCATGGTACTCCCTTCGGGTTTTGGGGCATTGGGATCCTTGGGATTGGCTGCTATCTCCAGCTCAATGTCGTTATCTTCATAAAATTCCGGCAATGGACGCCTCTTGGGGCGCTTCAGTGTGTTCAGGAGTTGCTGAATTTTTGCCGATACCTTCCACCTACCAGCTGTGCTCGTATCCCCGGGTTCTGCATTTGAAACATTAACGTACCTgctgaaggagaaaaatacataatgtccttttttgttttttttttttaatttacaaaatctgtgattatttttttcctgaaatattttctttaaaagaattctattattgctaaatttaatttattttcttcttatttattcgcaaattacaagatttttccagggcatgaattctctaagagtgaaaaactcccgtgataaactcctgaaggatTTAGCGATTtcaaagaaacgtgaaaaccgaGAAAaacttacgggagtttatcacggatgcattatttttcttaaagaataagctcacgtgaagttttcctcactttttccccGCAAAAAGCATTCgtgagtttatcacgagagtttttcactccttgagaatacagccccagaGAACGTTTATCTGTCGCATATTTTGGTTATTATGGCGATGCTTTCGAATATTTAtaaagatctgaatattttatatcatCACAAACATCCCTTGATAAAAGCCAACTAATAAGAAAACGattaaaaacctaaaaaaaactttagctCTTTGTGGCTTGagtttactactttttaggctttaatttaGTTCTCTTTAgtcttcaattaaatatttttaatgtttttttgacATTGAAGACTCTGTCTTTTTAGGgttgaaaatcaaatattacttttaggcttgaatttagcacgTTTCGGGTTgattttactacttttcggtttaaaTTTACCACTTATTGTCCTTCCTAAGCTTGACTTAAAATAcgttttttaagcttttattcctcaatctctgcattttttaagaaaatattttaatgcttaaatttaatcatttttaggcttgaatttagcatgtTTCGGGTTGATTTTACtatttggcttgaatttagtccttttgaggcataaattaaataattttcaggctTCTGCCTCTCAATGTCAGCCATTTTGAGACTAAAAACAAATGTTTTGATTTCttgtattttgaaaaaatacaaaagaaaataaaactaaaagaaaaaaatacttttctctcagacttaaaacaaaaataataaataaagaaacatgagaaatccccacaaaaagattctaaatgataaaagaacaaaatcaGATATTCTCCGCGGAAAAATGTGGAGAAATTACAGAGATTCTCCCGTGGAGAATTCCTTAAAAACTCCACAATAAATCACCGGCGATCAATGTAATATTATGAATttggattttaatttataatttttttttaatacaaagaaaaactttccctCCTCAAGACACCTACCTCGTCACTCGATCTGCTCCACGGCGTGTATTGTTGAATTGCGTAATATCGGGGGCAGCATAGGGGCGTATTTGAAAATCCGCAATGTCAGTCATATCGTAGGAATTCTTCTGGGTCCTGTGAACACTTGCTGGCGGTGATCCTGCACTCGATGTATCCGAGAGTGGTGGCTGTGGCGGTAAGTTTTGTGGTCGCCTCTCTGTGATGTGTGCTGATGATGTTTTATGATGATCGCGACCACCATCACGACCATGTTGATGCGGTGTTGGCAATTTTGCCGCTTCTCTCGGCATATTCCCACTCACATGATCACGTGGCAGGTTGTAGCCATCGCGTTCTGGTGTGGAAATCCTCTCCTCCGGAATACTTCCGTCCTCCGATGATGAttctacacacacacaaaaggcAGCATTCGCAgaggaataagaaaaaaaatggaaagtttaGATCCCATGCAGATCATTGATCAATGATCGATCTTTAGTGATCTTTTGCACATTCTTTATCCGCATGATCTTTCATGTCTGCGGCCACACATCAGACCATGATATTTTGAAGCATATTAAACACAAAAGACTTTAATTGtgatattaaaaaatacttatatatatttattaataaaaagggaaaaaagaaatctcaaagaGACACAGCGcgagaaagaaagagagataaaagcaattctataatacaacgaaaaaaaaaagtgatcgAGGATCATGAGAGCGATcatattttgtgtttattcATTACCTGAATCATCATTGTCACGATCGGGACTACGATTAAGCACAGAACTGCGTTTTGATGGCATTGGTAAGCTAGGCTTTGGTCGATTTTTTAGTGCGGCCAGAGCTTGCTGAACGGCCTCTTGTCTCACTTCTGCGGAATGATTTTAATGATCAAAACAATGAGTGTGATTGTGTTGCAAgatctcttttctttttcttcaagatgagtttttttttataacaaatgaatgaattaaaatattttacaagcaataaaaatatttaaaaaaaatgatactttaatgagaattttgcgaaattagaaagaaaaaaaagtgctctgaggttgtttaatttattgttgccTTAACATTAAGTGTGGGAGGAAGTACTTTtgtgatatatttt from Lutzomyia longipalpis isolate SR_M1_2022 chromosome 4, ASM2433408v1 encodes:
- the LOC129795937 gene encoding disco-interacting protein 2 isoform X1, which encodes MSDFVDFATLPEEVREKLAELDLELSEGDITQKGYEKKRTRLLQPYLAKNTQPGDGYYNLQQKPPPPIPCGGSSKGGIVSADGYSYVDDVHSLQSSHHHHHHSSSSHGQHKSSGGGSSGHHHANRTRRTQRRVTHNEKRYHSVLEKKSQPTEKIVEDTKPNFRGCSPYKSSQYQDLGHEGDAKPQQILAQIAQNIKSRAASNVPSSPRESPSSATRQPQQRRQQQQQTESGGDGKKNRRLGRQESRYTSEVRQEAVQQALAALKNRPKPSLPMPSKRSSVLNRSPDRDNDDSESSSEDGSIPEERISTPERDGYNLPRDHVSGNMPREAAKLPTPHQHGRDGGRDHHKTSSAHITERRPQNLPPQPPLSDTSSAGSPPASVHRTQKNSYDMTDIADFQIRPYAAPDITQFNNTRRGADRVTRYVNVSNAEPGDTSTAGRWKVSAKIQQLLNTLKRPKRRPLPEFYEDNDIELEIAANPKDPNAPKPEGSTMTPVQGEQLVVMSGLSRTIEAALQRYGVNSPKTPMATVLDPNGKMTTTLTYGKLMSRAQKIAYALSTKIFNKGSEQITLKPGDRVALVYPNSDPLNFITAWYGCMFRGLVPLPIELPLSSSDSPPQQVGFLLSSCGVQIALTSEACLKGLPKSTTGEIAKLKGWPRLHWFVTEHLPKPPKDFNINNIRINEDALAYIEYTSDKEGSVMGVTVSRQAMINHIRALTMACHYTEGETVVCVLDFKREVGLWHSVLTSVLNGMHVLFIPYALMKLRPSSWMQLITKYRASCCLVKSRDLHWGLLATKDHKDISLSSLRMLLVADGANPWSLSSCDQFLSVFQSKGLRPDAICPCASSSEAFTVSLRRPGRAQGGFSQSATTGRGVLSMAALSHGVVRVDSEDSLTSLTLQDCGQVMPATTMVVVRSEGLPVLCKTDQVGEICVTSGASGTSYYGLDGLTNSAFRVQPLPEDLPEAKDSTAPPLPVKPISDELYVRSGLLGFLGPGGLVFVCGSRDGLMTVTGRKHNADDIIATVLAVEPMRFIYRGRIAVFSIKVLRDERVCVIAEQRPDCSEEESFQWMSRVLQAVDSIHQVGIYCLALVPPNHLPKTPLGGIHLCEARRRFLEGSLHPANVLMCPHTCVTNLPKPREMHQGALQPQVLSGSSSGCVTDTSVGPASVMVGNLVQGNRLAVAQGRDIGLSDDNERKHQLITAVLRWRANSSPDHVLYTLLNSKGAVAKTLTCSELHKRAEKIGALLQERGKINPGDHVALIFPPGVDLICAFYGCLYLGAVPITIRPPHPQNLITTLPTVRMIVDVSKSVIVLSIQSIVKLLKSREAATSIDPKSWPPILDIDDNPKRKLAAIANATIESTAYLDFSVSTCGRLSGVIITHRSLSSLCSSLKLACELYPSRHVALCLDPYCGLGFAMWTLISVFSGHHSILIAPYEVEANPSLWLSTLSQYRVRDTFCSYGVIELCTKALSNSIQALKQRNVNLACVRTCVVVAEERPRVQLTQQFCKLFQALGLNTRCVSTSFGCRVNPAICVQGASSAESAQVYVDLRALRNNRVALVERGAPNSLCLIESGKLLPGVKVIIANPDTKGHCGDSHLGEIWVQSPHNCDGYFTIYGDETDYNDHFNAKLVTGATTETYARTGYLGFLRRTECSQAGSILDETTPSIASRDSDNESLHSQGQTQLSHVPHASAGQEQELHDAVYVVGALDEVITLRGMNYHPIDIENSVLRCHKKIAECAVFTWTNLLVVVVELDGNESEALDLVPLVTNTVLEEHQLIVGVVVVVDPGVVPINSRGEKQRMHLRDGFLADQLDPIYVAYNM